The following is a genomic window from Lactococcus carnosus.
TACCCGGTCGCACAAAAATTGCAGCATACAGCTAATAATATGCTTGTGATTCTATCCGTATCAGGGACAACAAATGAAGTGATTGAAGTGGTGAATACTTTTAAAAATAAGGATGATTTTACAATCATCACGATCACATCTGATGACGTGTCAATCCTGGCACGGATGTCAGATTATGTCCTTAGCTATCAGACACCTCTGGTTAGGATAAACACCTATCATGATATGTCTAGTCAAATTCAGGCTGTATTTTTAGTAGAGGCTTTAACGCAGAAAATTTGGCATCGAGAAACATGAGTTAACACAAGTGGAACGTAGCGTTCCACTTGTGTTTTTTTTATCAGCTTTTGGGAACATGACCTAAACTAAAGAAAGCGCTTACCTACAGTGTTTTTTTTGCTATTATAAAGTTAAAGTGTTTATAAAATTAAATCGTGCGATTGCACAGTAAAATATAGGGAGATATCTGACATGAGTAAAAAAAGTTTGCCTAAAGCCTTTCTTTGGGGTGGTGCAGTCGCTGCACATCAAATAGAAGGCGCATGGGATGAAGCAGGCAAAGGGATAAGCATCGCAGATGTGATGACCGCGGGGAGTCATACGCAGGAAAGACGCATCACTGATGGGGTATTGCCTGATACTTACTATCCAAATCATGAGGCAATCGATTTTTATCATCACTATAAAGCGGATATTCAGCTCCTAAAAGAAATGGGACTCACTTGTTTTCGAACATCAATCAATTGGACACGCATTTTTCCAAATGGAGATGATGCTTTACCAAATGAAGCAGGCTTACAGTTTTATGATGATCTATTTGATGAGCTACTCAAAAATGGTATTGAGCCAGTGATCACCTTATCCCACTTTGAAATTCCCTATACCCTTTATAAAACATATGGAGGGTTCAAGAATAAAGCACTGATTGATTTTTTTGTGAGGTACGCCGAAGTCGTCATGAGACGTTATAAAGATAAGGTTAAGTACTGGTTGACTTTTAATGAAATCAACAACCAAGCAGACGGCCAATTCAAGTTACATACTTGGACGAATTCGGCAGTTTTGGTTGAACCAGATGAAAATGCCGAGGAAGTGATTTTTCAAGCTAGTTTAAATGAACTGATTGCCAGTGCTAAGGTCGTCAAACTAGGGCATGACATCAATCCTGACTTTAAGATAGGTGCCATGATGGCCTATGTACCAGTCTATCCCTATTCAGCTAATCCAGATGATCAAGTTGCAGCTGTTAAAGTCATGGAGAGACGGTATTTTTATAGTGACATTCATGCGAAAGGTGAAATTCCGACTTATACCTTGAAAGCGTGGGAACGTAAAGGCTATCAAATCGCCTATAACGAGGAGGACTTACAAGTCTTGCGTGAAGGAACGGTTGATTACATCGGCTTTTCTTATTATATGTCAGCAACGGTCACAACACTTGACGATGACAGCCTTGAAGGGTTCCCGATTACGGATTATCCGAATGCAAAAATTATTAAAAAT
Proteins encoded in this region:
- a CDS encoding 6-phospho-beta-glucosidase, yielding MSKKSLPKAFLWGGAVAAHQIEGAWDEAGKGISIADVMTAGSHTQERRITDGVLPDTYYPNHEAIDFYHHYKADIQLLKEMGLTCFRTSINWTRIFPNGDDALPNEAGLQFYDDLFDELLKNGIEPVITLSHFEIPYTLYKTYGGFKNKALIDFFVRYAEVVMRRYKDKVKYWLTFNEINNQADGQFKLHTWTNSAVLVEPDENAEEVIFQASLNELIASAKVVKLGHDINPDFKIGAMMAYVPVYPYSANPDDQVAAVKVMERRYFYSDIHAKGEIPTYTLKAWERKGYQIAYNEEDLQVLREGTVDYIGFSYYMSATVTTLDDDSLEGFPITDYPNAKIIKNPYVKASDWGWQIDPVGLRYVLNTVYQRYNLPLFIVENGFGAYDHLTDQGEIHDYYRIDYLKAHIKEMRLAVVEDGVPVIGYTPWGIIDPVSFGTGEMEKRYGMIHVDRDNEGNGTMKRRKKQSFAWYKQVIATNGEDLDHDGYKV